The following is a genomic window from Hymenobacter chitinivorans DSM 11115.
CGCTGTAGAGCTTCTACCAGAAATTCAAAACCTCCGGTAGCAAAATCGTACAGGACCAGTGGTAAGCTTCTTTTAGGAATCCCGTTAAGACATCAATAAGTTAGTTATCAAAAGAAAAGCCTCCTGCGATTATACGCAGGAGGCTTTTCGAGTTTTATGCCTTGCCCATTCATTGGGTGGGTAGGAGCCCCGTAGGTTTTTCCAATAGACCGCTACAGGTGTAGTGGGCCGCCCCAGGTTTCTCGGGTACCTCGGAACAGGTGTTCCGGACCACCCTAACTTTCTTCGATGACTCGGAACAAGTGTTCTGGACCACCGCGAGTTTCTAGGGTGCTTCAGAATACTTGTGCCGGGCCATCCTAAGTTTCTAGGTCGGCCCAAAACGACTGTGCCGGGCCACCCGAAGTTTCTCGGGTAGTCCGGCACAGGTCTGGTAGGCACCCCCAGGTTTTCACGGGTGCCCGCCAGAGTTCTGATAGGCCCCCCGAAGTTTCTAAGGGTGCCCGCCAGAACTCGGGCAGCTTATTCGCCCGACTCGGGCTTGGGTGCGTTTTCCGACTTGCTGTACTCGGGCTTCATCTGGGGGAAGAACAACACGTCCTGAATCGAGTTGGAGTTGGTCATGATCATGCTCAGCCGGTCGATGCCGATGCCCAGGCCGGCCGTGGGCGGCATGCCGTACTCCAGGGCCCGCAGGAAGTCCTCGTCGAGCACCATGGCCTCGGTGTCGCCGCGCTTGCCCAGCTCCAGCTGGTCCTCGAAGCGCTGGCGCTGGTCGATGGGGTCGTTGAGCTCCGAGAAGGCGTTGCAGATTTCCTTGCCGTTGCAGATAGCCTCGAACCGCTCCACCAAACCCGGCTTCGAGCGGTGCTTCTTGGCCAGCGGCGACATTTCCACGGGGTAGTCGGTAATGAACGTGGGCTGAATCAGCTTGGGCTCCACGTGCTCCCCGAAGATTTCGTCGATGATTTTGGCTTTGCCCATGCTCGGGTCGAGGCCCACTTTGAGCTCCTTGGCGGCGGCGCGCAGCTCGTCCTCGCTCTTGCCGTCGATGTTGAAGCCGGTGAAGTGCTCAATGGACTCGGCCATCGTGAAGCGCTTCCAGGGGCGCTGAAAGTTGATGAGGTTCTCACCCACCTGCACTTCGGTTTTGCCGTGCAGGGCCAGGGCTACGCGCTCCACCATTTCCTCCACCAGGTCCATCATCCAGTAGTAGTCCTTGTAGGCCACGTAGAGCTCCATCTGGGTAAACTCCGGGTTGTGGAACCGGCTCATGCCCTCGTTGCGGAAGTCCTTGCTGAATTCATAAACTCCATCGAAGCCGCCCACGATGAGGCGCTTGAGGTACAGCTCGTTGGCAATGCGCAGGTAGAGCGTCATGTCCAGCGTGTTGTGGTGGGTCTTGAAGGGCCGGGCCGCCGCACCGCCGTACAGGGGCTGCAGAATCGGGGTTTCTACTTCCAGGTAGCCTTTGTCGTTGAGGTAGTTGCGCATGGCCTGCACCAGCTGGGTGCGCTTGATGAAAGCTTCGCGCACGTGTGGGTTCACCACCAAGTCCACGTAGCGCTGCCGGTAGCGGGCCTCGGGGTCGGTGAAGGCATCGTAGGTTATTTTCTCGCCGGTAGCTTCGTCGACCCGCTCTTTTACCACGGGCAGGGGGCGCAGGCTTTTGCTGAGCACCGTCAGGCCCGTTACGTGAATTGAGGTTTCGCCCACCATCGTGACGAACACGCGGCCTTTCACGCCGATAAAGTCGCCCAGGTCGAGCAGCTTCTTAAACACGGTGTTGTAGAACTCCTTGTCTTCGCCGGGGCAGATTTCGTCCCGGTTGATGTAGAGCTGAATGCGGCCCGATGCGTCCTGCAGCTCGGCAAACGAGGCCTTGCCCTTCACCCGCACCGACATCAGCCGGCCCGCCAGGCTTACTTCCTGGAAGTTGTTGAGCTCGGGGTGGTAGTTGTCGAGGATTTCCTGGGCGTAGAAGTTCACATCGAATAGCTCGGACGGATACGGTTCAATGCCGAGCTTCTGAAGTTCCTCCAGCTTCTGGCGGCGTATCTGTTCCTGTTCGCTGAGGTGCTGCATGAGAATGGTCGTTTATAAGCCTGCAAAGGTAGTCTGAAACCTAGATTTTTACACTCTGTCTGAAAGAACGTCCTGTCGAGTAAAGCGAGACATCTCTCGTGCAATGGTAATCAGGCTACTATTACAACGTCACCACGCAAGATGTCTTCCTACGGTTAATCTGCCGGTCCTTAGACAAACAAAAAGCGCCATCCCAAAGGAATGGCGCTTAGGTCTATATGTAGTAAGGTACACTGTACAAGAGCGGGAAACCTTAGGCCGCAATACCCATCGGCTGCTGCGGCTCCTGACCCGTGAGCAGGGGCTCAATGCGGGTATGCAGGCGCTCAACCACAAAGTTATTCTGCAGGTGCTTGGGCAGCTCGCGCACCAGCTGCTGGTAACGCTCTAGGCCCATGGCCTTGGCAATGTAGCTCTCGTGAATGCCATTGAGGTAGCTCACAATGTTGAGCAGCGACTGGTGGAAGAGCTTAAAGTCAATTTCGGCTTCCACGTAGCGCTCAATCTCCCGGCTGGTCTGGGAAATGCGCAGACGGCCCAGCAAGTCGAAGATGGTGGTGTAGCCCAGGCGCCAGGTAATCTGCTGCCAGTGCGAGGCGGTCCACTTATCGAGCACCTTGCCCGTCTTCTGGCTGCGGATAGCCGTGTTGGGGTTAGCTTGCACCTGCTGGCGGGTAAGCTGAGCCTTCATCTTGCGCGTGGTGCGCAGAAACTGGCCAATCTGAGCCTGGGCCTCGATTTCCTTGCCCGCAATGTGCAGGCCCGGCTTGTAACCGGCCAGCGGCAGGCGGTGAATGCTGAAGTCACCGTAAGCCCCGGCGGCGTAGAATGACACCGGCCGCGGGTAGGCGTTACGCACCACCAAGCGGCCCACCTCCCGCCGAATCAGGGAAGGGTTGTTGGACCGCACCCCGGCCGTGTAGAGAAAAGCCTGCAAACCCGACAAGATAGTGTGGTAGGCCTGGGGGAAAGTCCAGTGCAGGGCGTTGCGCAGATATTCTTCGTCGCCCAGCTCGGCCGTGGCGCGCAGGGCATACTCCGTGCTCCAGCAGGCCTGCAACAGCTTGCCGATAGCCTGAATGTCGACTTCCGTCAACTCGGCCTCGTGGGCCCGGAAGAAGGGGAGGTTCTGCAAGCCACCCGTTGCGTCATCATTCTCCTGAATATGATAATTGATGGCAAAGAAGTAGTTGAGAAACACCTGGGCCGGAATAGACTTGCGCCAGGTTTCCTCGGCTTGCTTTTGCTCGTCCGTGACGAGCGGAAGGATGTTGTTCTCAGTTGTCGTTGTCATGCTTAGTAAACCGCTAGAGGCTAGTATTAGTTGCATATTTACTAAAATTATTCGCAATTATCAACGGGCTTATATATGACTGAAATACAAATGATTGTGATGAAAAATAAGAGGATTATCTGGTAAGGTGAAGGGATTGTTTAAAAGGTCGATTTGCTAATGATATTGGGTTTTATTGTTTGGGCAAAAAAGAAGCCTCCGCGTCACTGACGCGGAGGCTTCTTCAGTAGCTGAAGCAAGGCTTACAGCTGGTCTTTGATTACGGCTACGGCTTCGCGCAGGGTAATGTCGTTCTTCAGATTCTTGGTGAAACGACCAGCCCGGTTTACTTCTACCGTGTCGGTGCCAAGCTGGCGCACATCCACGGCCAACGGCGCAATTGCCAGGGGCTGAGCCGCTTTCTGCACGGCCTCATACTTTTCCGATTCTGCTTTGGCCTGCTCCTGCTCCGCCCGGAAGGCAGTGAGCTTTAGCGAAACCATCGTGTCGTCTTTGCGCTTGCGCATGCGCTGCACCATTTCGTTCATCAGCTTGAAGCTGGGGCTGCTGGCCACGCGGGCCTGGCTGGCCGTGCGAAGCTTATCGACGGCCGGGGCCCCGCTCCAGGGCTTGTAGCGAGCGGGCGTAATCTCATCCCACTTCAGCGGGTAATCCGACTCTTTTTCGCCCTGGTCGAGGTAGCTGTACGCGTCGGGCAAGGCAATGTCCGGCACCACGCCCTTGAACTGGGTCGAACCCCCGTTGATGCGGTAGAACTTCTGCGTCGTTAGTTTGAGCGAGCCGAAAGGCTTCAGGCTGCCGAAGTCACCCAGCATATCGTCAAGGTCGAAGATGCGCTGCACGGTGCCTTTGCCGTACGTATTGGCGCCCATAATCACGCCGCGCTTGTAGTCCTGCATGGCGGCAGCCAGAATTTCGGAAGCCGAAGCGCTGAACTTGTTGACCAGTACTACCAGCGGGCCGCTGTACTGCACGCGGGGGTCACGGTCGTTAAGGATGCTTGGGGCGCCCTGTGGCGAACGAACCTGCACCACCGGGCCGCTTTCCACAAACAGGCCGGCCATTTCTACGGCGTCCTGCAAAGAGCCACCGCCGTTGGAGCGCAGGTCAAAGACGATACCGTCAACTTTCTCCTGCCGCAGCTTCTCCAGTTCCTTCTTCACATCCTCGGCCGAGCTGCGCCCACCGTTGTCATTGAAGTCGGCGTAGAAGGTAGGCAGGCGCAGGTAACCGATTTTCTTACCGTTTTCCTGAATCGTAGCCGACTGGGCATAAGTCTCTTTCAGCACCACTACGTCGCGGATGATGGAAATAATCTTCGTGCTGGCGTCGGGCTTTTTCACCGTCAGGCGCACTTCCGTGCCCTTCTTGCCCTTAATCAGGGCCACGGCCTTGTCCAGGCGTAGGCCTTCCACCGAAACCGGCTCGGCCGCACCCTGGGCTACGCGCAGAATAATGTCGCCGGCTTTAAGCTCACCCTGGCGGTAGGAAGCCGAGCCCGGAATAACGTCCGATACTTTGATCTGGCCATCTTTTTCCTGCAGCGAGGCCCCAATACCCTCGAAGCGGCCCGTCATAGCTACGTCGAAGCTTTCCTTGTCGCGCGGGGCGAAATACTCGGTGTGGGGGTCGTAGGTGTTGGCAATGGTGTTGGCGTACACGGCCAGCCGCTCGTTGGCATCGGTCTGAGCCAGGTCTTTGAACTGCTCATCGAAGTACTTGAGCACCCGCTTACGGGCTTCAGCTTCCATTTCAGCAGGTGTGCGCATAGGCTCGGAAGTTGTAACGGCCGAGGGCTGAGCGGAAGTGGAGGCCAACGGCTTATCCTTCTTCTTTTTCTGCTCGTCCATCATTTCCGACACCCGAATCAGGGTTTGGTACTTCAGATATTTGCGCCATTCTTCGCGCTGAGCGGCAGCATCGGCGGCAAAGACCATCTTGTCGGCCTCCGTCTCAAACGACTCATCTTTAGTGAAGTCGAAGGGCTTGGCCAGAATGTCGCGGTACAGGGCCTGAATTTCTTTGGTCCGCTGATCCATGAGCTTGGTGCTCAGGTCAAGGAACTCGTGGGTACCCCGGCGCACTTGGTCGTCGATGTCGTTTTGGTATTTGCGCAGCTGGGCTACATCCGACTGCAGCAAGAACTTCTTGTTATAGTCGAGGCGCTTGAGGTAGAGGTCGAATACCCGTTTGGAGAAGTTGTCGTCAACCTTTTCGGGTTGGTAGTGGGCGGCACTGAGCCCCTGCAGCATGGCTTTAATCAGCACCTCATCTTTTTGGGGTGGACTAGCATCATTGCGCCGGTACAGCTTATAGGAAGCCAGCACGAAGACCGCCAGCACCAACGAGGCATACAGGCCTATTTTCAGTCGGGGGGAAGACATGGAAATCAGAATGAGATGGAAAATCAAATGTAAACAAAAGCCGTTCCGAACCCAGGAACCCGTCACACTGGCGGCTTTAACCCAAAACGCGCAGACAACTACAATAAGTGCCCGGCCCGAACTTTCAATGCTAAGGGTGAAATTTTCACCAAGAGGGTTGCACCACGTTCCGCTACGTTGGCTTATGTGAAGCTCCTGGTATTTTCTGAAGCCCTACTGAGACAGTGAGTACAAGGATATACGAAGTCCGGGGAGAAAAAAGTTGACCGAATGACAAAATAAAAAGGCCTCCCACACGAGGTAGGAGGCCTTTTTTAGCAAAAGCTGTCGGGCGTACCCGGAAGCTTAGTAGCGACGTACCCGGTCGCCGTTGCTGCGACGGAATTCGTCTTCGAAGTACTGAGCATCTTCGGCGTTGCGGGGTTTTACACCCATCACAATACCACCGTTCTTGATGTCGCTTTCGTATTCAGCGGCGTGCTCTTCGGGGATACCCGAGCCTACCAGAGCGCCTACCAGGCCACCCGTCAGGCCACCGGCACCGGCACCGGCCAGAGCGGCGGCGATAGGACCAGCAATTACGAGACCCAGGCCGGGCAGTGCTACCGAAGTACCGATGGCAGCAATGGCACCAATTACGGCACCAGCCGTGCCACCGATGGCCGAGCCTACGCCAGCACCTTCCATAGCTTTGTCACCGAGGTCCGTGTGGGCCGTGTTGTCACCGAAGTGCGTCTTGCGCGTCTCGTCCGACATCAGCAGGTTCACGTCGTCTTTGCCGTAGCCACGCGAGGAGAGCGACTGGTAAGCACGCTCGGCACTGTCACGGTCACGGAACGAGCTGGTCAGCATGTTCGGGCCCGAGGTATTCTGATAAGGCTGGCCGGTTACGGCGTGGGCCGCTTCGTCGGTAGCATTCTGTACGGCATCAATGCCGCGACCTACTACGGCACCAGCCGTGCCGGCAACTGCAGCACCTTTAGCCGTTGCACTATAGTCGTCGCCGCCAACATTAGAAGAAGTAGCACCCGTACCGGCGTTATAGCTGGTGTTTTCGTTGCTCGAGCTGGAGCTGTTGCCCATGCCCGTAGCATTGTTCGACGTGCCATAATTGGCGCCAGCACCAGTACCAGTATTTTGCGGGTTGAGCGATTCGTTGCTGTTCATTAGAGTAGGTTGTTGAGTGGGGAAAGGAATAGTTAAGGAGTAGTTGAAGAAAAGCTACTGGGAAGTAGCATGTGCTTCAGCTTCGGGGTTCTTAACGTGAGCTTTCCACGAGGGGTTACAAAAAATCTGTTACCAGTCAAGAGCTGGCCACCGTTTTTTGTTAAAAAACCTATCTAACGCCCAATAACCGCCTCTATTAGGCGAACTGCTCGTAGTTGGCCGGGTCGTTCCAGAAGGTGCGGCAGTCGCGCCGCAGGGTCTTTAGAAACTCCGGATCCTGTTTGAGCGTGCGCCACTCACCCAGCCCGAGCCGTTCGCAGAGCTTATAGAAATTGTCGCCTTGCCCTTTGGAGCCTTCCACTTTTACCAGGCAACTCAGAATCGGGCGGCCCGCTTGGTACTCATTTTCCGAAATCTCGGCCAGCAGCTCGTTCAAACGGGCTTTCTCATGGGAAATATCCAGATTGAAACCGAGCTCGGCTTCTTGTACCAGATTGAGGTAGCTGGTGGTGCCCACCTGATGACGGGCAAAACGGATCAAATGGCTACGAACTCGGCCGATCATTTGGGTAGGGAGCGAAATGGGTGCTGAAAGTAACAAAAAAGGCCCACAACCCAGAATTAACGTTTCTGAGTTGTGGGCCGCCGCTAGCCAAAACTGTGCCGGGGAGGGAAAATCCTATTTTTGAGCCTTGCGGCGCGCTATTTCTTTTTGAATTAGCAGGAACTCGCGGCTACTCTGGCCCGCAATGGCCGTGTTTTCGTCGGCCCGCCGCAGCAGGTAGGGCATCACCGACTCCACGGGGCCGTAGGGCACGTATTTGGCCGTGTTGTAGCCCGCGTTGGCCAGGTTGTAGGTAAGGTTGTCGCTCATGCCGTAGAGCTGGGCAAACCAGATGCGCGGGTCGCCGGGACGCAGGTTGGCCTCGTGCATGAGTTCGGTCAGCAGTAAGGAGCTGGCCTCGTTGTGGGTACCGGCGCAGATGCTGATCCGGTCGGCGTGGGTTACGCAGTATCGCAGGGCCTCGTCGTAGAGCTGGTCGGTGGCGTCCTTAGTGGGGTTGATGGGGTTCTTATAGCCCCGCTGGGTGGCCACGCGGCCTTCCTTTTCCATGTAGGCCCCGCGCACGAGTTTGCCGCCCAGGTAGTAATTGCCCTGCACAGCCGCCGCGTAGGCCTGCTGAATGGCTTCGAGCCGGTCGTGGCGGTAGAGCTGGTAGGTGTTCCAGACGATGGCCGACTCGCGGTTGTACTTAGTCATCATCTCGTAGGCCAGGTTATCAATCGTATCCTGGAACCAGCTTTCCTCGGCATCCACAAATACCCGGACGCCATACTGGTGGGCGCGGGCGCAAATGGCATCCACGCGGGCTTTGGCGCGGTCGTAGCTGGTTTGCTCGGCAGCCGTCAGGGCTTTGCCGCTCTGCACTTTTTCCAGCAGGGCGCTGTCGGCCACGCCGGTGACTTTAAACACCGAAAACGGAATGTGGGTCGAGCGGTGGGCCAGGTCGATGGTGGCCAGAATTTCGTCGCGGGTGTGGTCGAAGCTTTTGTCGTTGCCTTCACCTTCCACCGAGTAGTCGAGAATAGTGCCGATGTTGTAGCGGCCCAGCTCCTCAATCACCGGTAGGCACTCCCGGATGGTTTCGCCGCCGCAGAACTGCTCGAAGATGGTTTTCTTGATCAGAAACTTCACCGGCAGATTCCACTTCAGGGCCGTTTTCATCAGGCCGCCCCCGGTCTTGACCAGGGTGTTGTTGTTCATAGCGGCAAACAGGCCGTACATTTTGCGCAGCTCGAGGTCCGATTTGGAGGCGAAGGCAACGGCCGTGTCGGTAAAGGAAATGGGCGGAGATTGGGTTACTGGCATGCGGGTGGCTAGCTTTGGGCGGGCTAATGGGAAAGGCCGGTTTGGCGGGGCGAAGATAGCCGTTAAACATCGTTTCGGGCCGCTTAGTTACCCTAGAGTCCCGCCTTTTTCCGGTTATAGCCACTGTGGGCGCAAGCGGAGCAGTTCCGCTTATTCTTTCTTTTTTACTCCTTCTATGGAAAGCGCAATTACCTCCGAAACCTTCTTCACCCGGCTACTGGCCGCCAAAGGGCAGCCGCTGCTGATAGCGGGACCTTGCAGCGCCGAAACCGAAGAGCAGGTCCTGACCACTGCCCGCGACCTGAAAGCTCTGGGCAAAATCGACCTGTTTCGGGCTGGAATCTGGAAGCCCCGCACCCGGCCGGGCTCCTTTGAAGGCGTCGGAGTAGGGGGCCTGAACTGGCTGCGACGGGTAAAAGAGGAGGTAGGCCTGCCCGTGACGGTAGAGGTAGCCACGCCCCGGCACGTGGAAGACGCCCTGGCTTACGGCGTAGACGTGCTCTGGATTGGGGCCCGCACCACGGTCAACCCCTTTGCAGTGCAGGAACTGGCCGATGCCCTGGCCGGAACCAACGTGCCGGTGATGGTGAAGAATCCGGTGAACCCCGACGTGGCCTTGTGGGCCGGAGCCCTGGAGCGGTTGGAGCGGGCGGGCATCAC
Proteins encoded in this region:
- the lysS gene encoding lysine--tRNA ligase; amino-acid sequence: MQHLSEQEQIRRQKLEELQKLGIEPYPSELFDVNFYAQEILDNYHPELNNFQEVSLAGRLMSVRVKGKASFAELQDASGRIQLYINRDEICPGEDKEFYNTVFKKLLDLGDFIGVKGRVFVTMVGETSIHVTGLTVLSKSLRPLPVVKERVDEATGEKITYDAFTDPEARYRQRYVDLVVNPHVREAFIKRTQLVQAMRNYLNDKGYLEVETPILQPLYGGAAARPFKTHHNTLDMTLYLRIANELYLKRLIVGGFDGVYEFSKDFRNEGMSRFHNPEFTQMELYVAYKDYYWMMDLVEEMVERVALALHGKTEVQVGENLINFQRPWKRFTMAESIEHFTGFNIDGKSEDELRAAAKELKVGLDPSMGKAKIIDEIFGEHVEPKLIQPTFITDYPVEMSPLAKKHRSKPGLVERFEAICNGKEICNAFSELNDPIDQRQRFEDQLELGKRGDTEAMVLDEDFLRALEYGMPPTAGLGIGIDRLSMIMTNSNSIQDVLFFPQMKPEYSKSENAPKPESGE
- a CDS encoding carboxy terminal-processing peptidase; protein product: MSSPRLKIGLYASLVLAVFVLASYKLYRRNDASPPQKDEVLIKAMLQGLSAAHYQPEKVDDNFSKRVFDLYLKRLDYNKKFLLQSDVAQLRKYQNDIDDQVRRGTHEFLDLSTKLMDQRTKEIQALYRDILAKPFDFTKDESFETEADKMVFAADAAAQREEWRKYLKYQTLIRVSEMMDEQKKKKDKPLASTSAQPSAVTTSEPMRTPAEMEAEARKRVLKYFDEQFKDLAQTDANERLAVYANTIANTYDPHTEYFAPRDKESFDVAMTGRFEGIGASLQEKDGQIKVSDVIPGSASYRQGELKAGDIILRVAQGAAEPVSVEGLRLDKAVALIKGKKGTEVRLTVKKPDASTKIISIIRDVVVLKETYAQSATIQENGKKIGYLRLPTFYADFNDNGGRSSAEDVKKELEKLRQEKVDGIVFDLRSNGGGSLQDAVEMAGLFVESGPVVQVRSPQGAPSILNDRDPRVQYSGPLVVLVNKFSASASEILAAAMQDYKRGVIMGANTYGKGTVQRIFDLDDMLGDFGSLKPFGSLKLTTQKFYRINGGSTQFKGVVPDIALPDAYSYLDQGEKESDYPLKWDEITPARYKPWSGAPAVDKLRTASQARVASSPSFKLMNEMVQRMRKRKDDTMVSLKLTAFRAEQEQAKAESEKYEAVQKAAQPLAIAPLAVDVRQLGTDTVEVNRAGRFTKNLKNDITLREAVAVIKDQL
- a CDS encoding proline dehydrogenase family protein, encoding MPVTQSPPISFTDTAVAFASKSDLELRKMYGLFAAMNNNTLVKTGGGLMKTALKWNLPVKFLIKKTIFEQFCGGETIRECLPVIEELGRYNIGTILDYSVEGEGNDKSFDHTRDEILATIDLAHRSTHIPFSVFKVTGVADSALLEKVQSGKALTAAEQTSYDRAKARVDAICARAHQYGVRVFVDAEESWFQDTIDNLAYEMMTKYNRESAIVWNTYQLYRHDRLEAIQQAYAAAVQGNYYLGGKLVRGAYMEKEGRVATQRGYKNPINPTKDATDQLYDEALRYCVTHADRISICAGTHNEASSLLLTELMHEANLRPGDPRIWFAQLYGMSDNLTYNLANAGYNTAKYVPYGPVESVMPYLLRRADENTAIAGQSSREFLLIQKEIARRKAQK